In Desulfomonile tiedjei DSM 6799, a genomic segment contains:
- the cbiM gene encoding cobalt transporter CbiM, which translates to MHISEGVLSAPVLLTGAGLTAVGTAVGLKKIDYDQLPTLGLFASVFFVASLIHVPLGPSSVHLILNGICGLLLGWSAFPAILVGLVLQAVLFQFGGLTVLGVNTFNVAFPAVLLGGLCRNCLHSDFTLVRCVCVFACGACSVLLTAVCVAICLTATGESFASAATLVILAHLPVAGIEGILTVFCVEFIRKVRPEILPANSPA; encoded by the coding sequence ATGCATATTTCCGAAGGAGTTCTCAGTGCACCGGTATTGCTCACGGGAGCAGGGCTTACTGCTGTTGGTACGGCTGTCGGACTCAAGAAAATAGATTACGACCAGCTTCCCACGTTAGGTCTCTTCGCCTCAGTTTTTTTCGTCGCTTCGCTCATTCATGTCCCCCTGGGGCCTTCCTCCGTTCATCTCATACTCAATGGAATTTGCGGACTTCTCCTGGGATGGAGCGCTTTTCCGGCCATTTTGGTAGGTCTTGTTCTCCAGGCAGTCCTATTTCAGTTCGGAGGGCTCACCGTTCTGGGAGTGAACACTTTTAACGTCGCGTTTCCGGCTGTCCTTCTCGGAGGACTCTGCCGGAATTGCTTACATTCGGATTTCACTTTGGTGCGCTGTGTGTGCGTTTTTGCCTGCGGAGCATGCTCAGTCCTGCTCACGGCTGTGTGTGTGGCAATCTGTTTAACAGCCACAGGTGAATCTTTTGCTTCTGCAGCCACCTTGGTGATTCTCGCTCATTTGCCGGTTGCGGGAATTGAAGGCATTCTTACTGTATTCTGTGTGGAGTTTATCCGGAAGGTCAGACCGGAAATCCTACCAGCTAATTCTCCGGCGTAA